In Vicia villosa cultivar HV-30 ecotype Madison, WI linkage group LG7, Vvil1.0, whole genome shotgun sequence, the DNA window GAGCCCTGATAGCATTTATTTGCGGGCTTGTTTTGGTAATGTACATGATGTAGAAGTTAGAGGCCCATGCCTAATGTTCTCTATTTCAGGGTGCCCGGGCACAGAGGGTGGAGTATCTTTTGTTGCATGAGTCccataaaaagaaatatattgtTCCAGACAAGTTTTCTAATAACGCAAAAGAAATGAAGTTGACAAAACGCAGAGTAACTAATGGTGTTGAAGGTGGCAACTTTGATGAAGCAGATATTAATGATGCAAACTCTCATAATGATGCTTTATATAATAGTCTTGTTACGCTTTTCTGCGTTATTGGCAATTCCCAATCACGGTAATAGTCGCGTCGGCCCTTCAGAGATTATCGGCCAAGTACTTATAACAGTTATAAAACAACATTGTGTTGATGGGTTATTTATTATGGCTGCAGGAATGGGACACGCAAGAAGCATCTCAGATCGTTACAGAGTTGTGTGGATTCGTGACGATTTTATCAGGGACGTTTCTCCTTCACAAAACTCAGGATATGGGAAACAGACCGACAGAAACTTCTGTCACTTCAAGCCAACACCTTCCTTACACTATTAAGTCACCAGATAGATCTGACATTTGAAGAATGTGAGCAGCACTTCTCTTTCACCTATGTTCCTTCCCTCTCAATGTAATTGCTTGGATTTATGAAGTTCGGTcttaaatttagatttttttatcaGCTCTTGCTGCATCATGAGCTTATATATACAAGCAACATACATGTAAAATAGAATTTACCATTGATGAATAGTTTAGCAAAAATGCTATTTACttattctttaaatttaattCTATATCAGCTCTATTGACGTTAATGTTAATTTGCTTCTAATTAATTAGATTCTAATCATCAATATTATTGTTAGTTTTATATTgatcaatattattgttaattatatatatatatatatatatatatatatataatatgacatatttatgtaatgatacagaaataaaccgtggcaagataaatggtttagaaagcataacatataacaacggttttaaataggtggtcataaccaaaccgtggctatatcttgaactaatactgtgtcgtaaacgttaaaatgaaaccgtggctttaccatatagccacagttttgcagtcatggcaaatacaaaccgcggccttaatcaagctatctaaaccgtggcctaaaaaagccacggttgtaaaaaaggcgtggtctataccaaaaaaccgtggactttactttaggccacggccgcatactccacagttggatttccgtggccaaaccgtggcctcagcgttacgccacggttattttgcatatagcctcggtttcttgggcgtggcaggagacctttttttCTGTAGTGTGTTGTCTCACGAAATATTGAATCGGGACATGATATGAATTGGATTAGCAAGAGTTAGATTTCCACCGCATAATGAATCAAAATTCCAGCATTAAATGAGGGATGTTAATGTACCACTCTTCTCAAATAAAATCATTTCTAGTAAAAAACCTTATTTTAAAGTACAATAACATTAACAATATCCTTATATAACTTGTCATTTTCATACCACATGGGAAAGTAGCCTACTCGTAAAGGTAGAATTGTCTCACTCATTTTCTTTTGGTAGAAACTTTCTTCAAACCACATCATAATATCGAATCacatatccaaaaaaaaattatatattttatgtgATTCATAAATACACTTCTAGAATCATGATGTAGGATAAAAAAGCAGTAACAAGTTTTTCCTCTCTTGTAATTTTGTAAATATGGTCCACCACAGCACTAACATTCAGATTTTAATGTGGCCATCTCTGTCCCACCAAAAGAAAAGCACCCATTTCTGCATGTGAATGATCACATGGTTTTCACTCATCAACCTcagtttattattttcttttttcatccCCACACACCACCGCCGCCAGCAGGTgcttttattttcgttttttttgcttttaattaatattatcttTACAGATTGCGTTGCCTTATtgtcttttttatatatatgataTAAATCTTTTCAGTAATGTTACCCATCCATGCTATAAATATGAGAAGGAGGGTAGAGATAATAATGTTTTTGTAAGAGTAAGTGTTTCGAGCTGCTATAAATATGTGAAAGAGGGGGAGATAATAATGTTTTTGTAAGAGTTACTATTAAAGGACTGGTCAAAGATCCATTAAAACCATTTCAATTCACAGATCTAATCCAACAAAAATGTTTCATTCAGTGACATGCGAGTGAACTTTCATTCCAAGACACATATTGGAATATGATTTCTCTTCATCTCAATCGTTGATCTGATCCAATGGTCGCTCGGACTCCACGATAGATAATCATGAATGTTCTANNNNNNNNNNNNNNNNNNNNNNNNNNNNNNNNNNNNNNNNNNNNNNNNNNNNNNNNNNNNNNNNNNNNNNNNNNNNNNNNNNNNNNNNNNNNNNNNNNNNAAAGAGAATGAAGTTGAAGTGAGAGCAGCAAACATGTGTTTGCAGCGCTCACTTTAGCTTTATTGTcgttaatttttttcattcaccCATCCATCCATACCTACAAGTCAAAATAAGCAGAAACATAATCAAAAACATaaataagtcaaaacattatacGTAAGGGTTTGAACAAAAACAATTATAGATAAGATTTAACCATTATATGTTAGAGTTTGAAACATAAAAAATAAGCacaaaaaactaaacaaaaatagATAAAAAGAGTTTGAAATATAAACGAGATCACTGCATAAGTTTAGTGAATACGAACCTGAAGGGAGCCATAGGTTTGATGAAGACGAAATTGTTATATTAGTTTGGTGAAGATAAACATGTAGGTTGTTGTAGGTGAGATGAGTGATATAGATGttaggcttttgttttgagagagAAGAGTGAAATATGTTAGGGTTTTCTTTTGAGAGAAACGGTTGTTATGTACTGAGCGAGATATAACTTCgcttatatataattaaatatcacCTTTCACCATGGTTGATAATAAGAACCATGATGAAATGATTGAACTTTACGCCACGATTGACTAAAGGAACAATGGTGATATACAAGGACAATCCCATTTTGTGACGATAAAATGGGAAATTGTTGGATCTAGGGTTTGAACTCTGTAACTCCTAGTACATTTGACTATGATTTTTCACTATGACCATAGTGAAATGTCTTATAGTAAATtccaaaaaaatgcaaaaaatcaGGTTATTATCACGGTTAACATGGAGGTCGTCgtaatattattttatgaaaggtCGTTTACATAGTAATGCCATTACCCTAGGGTGGAGACAACGTCCATGCACCCCCCAGAAGATCATTTTCCAAGAATATTTTCTTTTGACTATTCTCGAAAGGGACAGGAGCACAATTTCTCCGAATATGCCTTTGCTTCCCGCCGATGGAATTCATTCACTAAATATATCATTGATTGTTGTATCCATGAGTCTTTGAAGAAACCTCTAAAGTTGGAGTCTTATGATGGcaccactactacaaataatacatttcattacTAATTTTTTACCTCATCCAAAGAAAATACGAGGTCAAAGGACCTGAAACACGTCATTTTTTTTAAGTTTCATCTTATTCCTCGGTTTTATAAAAACCAATGGTTTATGTAGATTAGGGTTTGATCTTCGATTCTTAGTTCCTGCAAATTTATGCTTTGGTTAGAACCAaaattttgcctttattttataAATCGTCTTGTACCTCAGTTTTTTATAAAACTAACATTATAGGTtgagtaatattttatttaaataaattaaaagcagTTTTTATCTCGGTTAGTTCCCTCAGTTTTTCTAAAAAATTGAGATGTAAACTCTAATTAATATTTTACTCACTCATGAGAATGTTAggtttcattcattttctttttacgCCCTAGCACTTTTCTTTGACTGAAACACCATTGTCTCTACCTAACGAACTGAAACACTATCTTCTCCAAGGAGGGAGGAATCTCAAATCTCAAATCAACACTTCTCTCGCCACGTTTTTGGTATATTAAACTCTCTCCATGTTATTGTTGTTGGTGTTGCCATCtttttagttgttgttgttgctgtcgcagttattattgtttttgttgttgttgttgttgttgttattgttattgttatggtTTTTTGGACGTAGGGTATAATGTAGTGTTCTTTTTCAGGTATTTGCAGTTGGTGTAGCTTATTGTATTGTTGTATTATTTTGGACtgttcatttttattttactttcagAAGCTATATGTTATTATGGACCATAGTTGGAAGAGAGCCTATAGATTAAGTAAAGAGTATGAGAATGCATTgattcaatttctagaatttgcGGGAAAAAAGTGACAAAAAAGACACGCGTCGCGTAGAGTTGAAGATGATGGATTTATGAATGATACTCtagaaaatttgatttgtgaTATTGGAGTAGATGTTTTAAGAAAGTCCATGTGGAAGATACTTTAAAAAGTGACATGGAAGATTCGTTATATCTAGGATGCAAAAATGTTACAAGATTGTCAGTTGTATTGATACTATTTAATCTTAAGGAAAGAGGTGGGTGGAAGGATGAAAGTTTCActgatttgtttgaattgttaCAATAAATTCTTCCAAAAGGTAACATGTGGTCGAACCGTAGTTATGAAGCCAAGAAGATATTGCGTCCAATAAGTTTGGACTATGTAAATATACATGCATGTTGCATAATTGTATATTATATAGGAAAAAGTATGAAAATATTAAGGACAATGGTGCTGAAGATGATGATACCCCACAACTCACAATGACCACTTCTCCCCCTTGTTAGCCACAATTTTGACAAAACTATATAGGGACCTTTGATGGCTTGAGAATTCCCTGGTTCAATACTCGGTGGCTCAGTGTTGGACTTAATGTTTACCTCTTTTTCAGGAGCATCAGTCTACTGaaatgatgttccaacatcttctTCAACATCACTCATTTTCTCAATGATTGGATTATCAACCACTATATTAATGGATTCCATCATGACTTTGGATCTAGAGTTAAAAGCTCTCCGAGCTCTTATATTTGTAGAGTGACCCAGAAATATCCCTTCATTACTTTTGGGGTCCgtttttctcctttgttttcttTGAAGGCGTTGACAAAGGTCTTTGAAGACTTCATAGGTATCTGATTTTTCTTTGCTAAAGTTCACCTAGGTAAATATTGAAAAATCATCAATAATTATATCGAGATATCTCTTTCTACCAAAACTTTCAACTTGCATTGGCCCCCATTAAATTCATATGAAGAAGTTTTAGAACTTTAAAAGTAGTCTAATGTTGCAACTTCTGGTGTGATATTTTGGTTTGCTTACCAATTTGACACTCATTGATTTTTCCTTCCTCAATCTTAAGCTTAAAAATACCTCTTCTATTATACTATGctactactccctccgttttttattatgagttgttttggaaaaaaaattgtatttaaatataagtcgctttacaattccaatgaataattaatgctacttttcctactatatccttaaatatttattatttctctcctttcaattatataaatttatcttccatatgtcattaatgaagaatagttttgtaaaaacctttataatttctcattttcatacaataattattatttttcttaaactgtgtgaaaagtctaaaacgacttataataaaaaacggagggagtatgtaACAGGAGAAAGCCTCTAAGTATTCATTTTGTATTATTATGAATATTCTGGTTGTGAAATCTAAGAGTAGTTTGtagagaagaagaaaatgtaTGTATGAGAATAAATAATTCATGGCCATGGAAACTTTTCGTTTCCAATTTAGTATATGTAATGTATGATTATAGTATCAAATATGTTTCTGTTGTGCTATGAAATTTTAATTCGAATGTTTTTCCTTCTTTGCCAACAATATTGTTAGAATAATAATTCAAATGTGAGTAAGTGTGGAAATAGTCTCACATTAAATatgaatgtggtgacttgagaatatataagtgggagaatccacccacctatcaccttaaaattTTAGGTGGGTAAGTGGCTCACAAAGTGTCTAGTCTTACACTATATCAATATTTTCTAGTGAACTCCCCCTAACAAATATGACGTTGTATTAGTGTTCATTATTTTTTGAGCAATGAATTTTCCATTCATTGATTGTCTTGGAAATGATAGTGTTGCCAAAAAAAACATGTTTGTAGGTGGAAATTATATTCAATACATTGTTGGTGATGGATGGACATCCTAAGGGTAATCATATAAGTGTTGGGTGCATGCTTATATTTTGATTATGCATGTAATGTGTTGACTGGTATGTGGAGACTACAAGTTGTTGCTTATATTTTGATTATGCATGTAATGTGTTGACTTGTATGTGGAGACTACAAGTTGTTGTTTTTCTATGCACGTATTGTACTTGTATCTTAATGATGTATCAATGCATGTATTGTGCTGCTATAACTCGTTGCAGAATCATGCAACCTTTTGTCCTTGAATAATGTTAGTCTTTATATAGCTGGCTTCTTCTTATTGAATTGTCTTCTTGTGGATTGGAAAAATGCTAAAATGACTTGGTCCTAAAGCCTAGAAAATTctttttaaatgtaaattaattaacatcaaaaaacatttataaataaattaattaaaattattaaattaataaattatcttAGTCATCGATGACTGGAGGGGGACTAAGAAACTCGCAAAGGAAGTAAAGTTCAGATCAAAAAATATGAGTTTTGAAATAGAAGGaccaaaaagttttaaaaaaataaaatagggagACCAAAAGTGCAATTAATCCTAAAAATAGAAAAGGAAAATGATCATTTTGGATACCAAGAAGGTAGGAGAAATCTCCAATGAGTACTCTCATTGGTCATCACTATGGAACTATGTTTTGCAGGTCTATCAAGAAATGATCAAAGCTAAAGATATTATCATGATTTGTTGTTGAAAATGTGTTTTTGATGATGACTTGTATAACAACTTGTATATGACAACTTGATGCAACCCTAAAGCATGTCAAGTGGTTAAAGATGCACAAGTCAGTTTTGTTCAAAATTCCTCTAGATTAAGCAGATGAACTAGCGTAGTTTGATTACCTCTATCCTCTAATGAAGGTATTCAACTTGAATATATCCCAAGCCTTATCTCTAAGAAGATTCAAGCAAATGTTTATATGATCAGTTTATTTGGAAAGTCTTGAAGCTTCAAAGCTTTCAAGATATGAAGTGTGAAAGTTCGCTAAGTCGCGTCTGCGTGAACCGATACACAACACACACTAAGGGAATTTTTGTAAAGTTATATGGATAAATCACACACACTAAAATATGTTTTAAAGCCtttatttatcaaataaaataacctaaaaatattttgaaactaTGTCAGATGAATCACGAACTGTCATAAAAGATTTGGACAAGGTTTGCTTCTTCCTCCTTGTATGTTGATCCCTGGTCTTTCTTGTACCAACAATTCTTATCCAAGTGTCCCCACTTTTCACAGTTATAGCACTGCACACCTTTTTCTCTTTTGTTGTCTTTCTGATAGGTgttttcttctcctcttttcGAGGATTCGTAAGCCCTATCATCGACCTTGTGCTTGTGAGGGTTCGACCATGACTTCTTATTCTCAGTCTTGTCTGTTTTGTGTTTGCACTTGTTGGAAGCACCATGCTTCTTCTATGCTAGAGCATGCAGTGCTtgtattgaatcttgaacttctTTCCTTTCGATAATCCTAATGCCTCCAacgaaccaaccaaatcttccaaCTTAGGGTTTCATGATTGTTTGATTCTTGAATAGCAATGATGATGTGATCAAAGTGAGAGGATAACGTATgcattaccttctcaactatcatcttatcagTTAGGGTTTCACCACAACCCTTCATGAGATGGACGAGATTTTGCACGTTCGACACATAGCCGACAATCTTTTCATCTTCACACATATGCATCAATTCTTATTGTCATCATAGAGTCTGCAGTCTAATAACTTTGATTGTCTCACCTCCTTCATAGTACTTGACAAGAATATCATATGCCTCCCTTTGATGCAGCATGCGAAATCTTTTCGAAAGTCGCCAAATCTACCATCGATTGAATGCAATACGCAGTCTTGCAATCCTTCTTCTTTGCCTCCTTGTGTGCGATTTTGTGATTATCGGTTGCATTCTGAGCAAGCTCAGGAACACCATTGTTGACCAATTCTAGGGTTTCATGAAAACTGAACAAGGACTTCATATGCTTGCTCCATCGGTTCCAATTTTTGCCATCAAGATTTAAAAGAGAATTCAGAATGTCATTAGTGTCATTCATCTTTGCAGCGATTGATTCATGTTTCTTGGAAACACGACTACCAACATAAAGTTCTTGAAAACACAATCAAGAACACGAACCAAAAGCTCTTGATACTAATTTGTTAGAGCTTGAgacacttttagtgaggagaaaaagagagagaaaataagGAAATAAGGATTGGTATTATTGAATATGAAACTGATTTATAATATgtctatttatatacaactaatTTGTGTACTAAGTAATAAATCCTAAAGTTAATTAACTTTGGATATGGGctacacaacttggattatatcacAACAGGAACCACGGAGTCGCCCATGTTTGGAACTcttacaaatataacactacaaaaCCAAATTGTATGATAGTAAAAGGTCGCTCATACAGATTCTTTTCAATTTACCTAGAACCGACTCTAACCAAAATTGTTGGTTTCTTATACCAGTTCGGAAAATTTAGAGGAAAAGAAAAGGAGGGAATTGAATTTGCAACACCGTGTAAATGATTATCAATTTCATGTGCTACAGTAATAGTTTTTAACTTTTATAGcatgtttggattgacttttggaagacccagaatcaattctagaagtgtagaattgattctgggtgattttgaggtgtttgttttatcaaaagtaCAAGGGTGCAGTGGCGCCAGTGAAATCGCGGCCTCTTTCTCCGCTAGAGCGTGCCGCGGTTCGCGGATCAAACTTGGGCAGAGCAATTTGACtgattatattttttatgtactttttctctttgaatttaCAATactgaaaagaaaagaaggaagaagaTGTAGAGGAAAAGTAGAAAGCATAGTAGAAAGATGAAGCGCAGATGAtaagttttgattattttttattgatgaaaAAGAGTTCAAAAAGCCAAAAAGTCGTTGTTCAATCTTATCAACAACAATTGTCACTTATATAGTTGTAAAGTTAATTAAGCACAGCCGAAATTAATCTATTTACTTCTCTCCTCACCCATTTACATCTCCTTAGGGCATCTTTAACGTGGGTGAGTTAACCATAACATTGCATTAAATCTATGTGGCAATAGCTATAGATTACCGTGCTTTTCATAGCCAACGATAACTGTTTAACAcaattggaataatatttggcaTTAAAAAAATATCCAACTGTCATTATACTTGAGCATAACATTATTGGCATTAAATATATGACATTAATTGGTTCTTCATAAACAACCACCATTAAAGTAAAAACTACTCAAATCaactataaattttttaaatcctACAAATCACTTTGGACCCACAAAAAGTACTTTAATTTATCCATTTTAGTTGCTCCCACTATGCTCTTAGAGCATACATATTGGTGGACGCTACACCAATTTCAAGATAAATGTGTAAGTgaaaatgaatattttattataCAAGGTTTACCAATGCCATCATAGTCAAGAAAAGCCACACTGTGCTTTAAGAGTTTAATTTGTCTTCTACATATACTTGAGTATTAAGTAGGATAAGTGGGACccaatttaaattttttgatgGATGACATAGATATTTGTAAAATGTAATAGtgtcttaaatttttaaaaatatataaataattatatgggATCCATTTAAGATATTAGATTGAGTGGCAAATGTGGATGCTCTTACACAACTACAAtagtaaaacatttaataaaaataataacattaatactaaaaatataataatatatatttaaacaaataattaaatctttaatctattagttttattttatgaatttgatttttataaaaaaaattatgggaATTGTGTTATTTGTATAGATTATGTatgtatttaattttaaaaatagtcaatattaaaaagtcaacaaaagttatCCCGCTATCCTGCTCTTCCCACTTTTGGGGTCGGCCGCTCCTCTATCCGGGATTAATAATTCTGTTTCTCAGTTTAAACCAGACGCTGTGAAAAGGCATGCCATCATCCCATGGAAGGAAATAGTATAAAAAGACACCAGATAAATTATCTATAAATGGAAATTGTTCAAGTATAAGTATGAGTTCAAACGGGTTTTATTATGCTTACAAGTGATAGCTAGAAAAAAATCTTGCATCTTAGCATTATTTTGACATGATCACTACATCAGTTAATAAAATATCTTATGGCCAGGATTTCCATAATTCCTTTCTAGATTTACCAATACACTCAAAGTTGGAAAAAGTTAATTGAATATTGGATCCATGTATAGATAGTACATCAGTAATCTAATCAAGCTGAAATTTATCCTTATAATTCAGATTCAAATCCAATATTCCAAAATCCTTCAGGAGTCATAGGAGGAACATACCTATAACGATGCCTAGAAACACCATCATGATGCTCACAACGGATATTCTGCTTATTGCCATCAGGGTCCTTACCGTCAGCATTAGGAAGAACAGCTTCATAGAACTTCCTACATTGTTTGCAGTCAACTCCTTTTAAATTTTCACGTTCTGCCTTCTTTCTCACTGGCTCAACATACTTGAAACTCCTTTTATTGGCCACTGTAATCGAAGACTGCTTCTGGGGACTGCTTTTGGCATTCAAGTCCTGTGTTTCATCATCTGAGCTGTCCATGCTAATGTCTTTCTGAATTGGTTGTGGAACATCTTCCTTATTCAAATCCTTATTTAAATTATCTCTAATATTTTCAAGAGGAGTGTCAAGAAAGTCATCGTGAAGGTCATTGCCTGCTCGACTTTGATGAGACCGGGTTTGTCTCCAGGAAGGTGCAGGCCGCTTTGTACCAGACACCGAGACTAATTTAGTACTGGGTGGACATTTTTGGACATCATGGAAACTTGAAGAAGAAGGAGGGCACAGATTGGCTCTTTTGTCATCCTCCAATTTCTTTTTCACTTCATTTGTGTCATGCACAGCAACAAAAACTTCAGGAGGTGCAGGCCGCTTTGTACCAGACACAGAGACTAATTTTGTACTTGGTGGACATATTTGGACATCATGGAAACTTGAAGAAGGAGGGCACAAACTGGCTCCTTTGTCATCCTCCAATGCCTTTTTCTTCACTTCATTTGTGTCTCGCACGGCAACAAAAATTTCGGGAGTTCTGTTCTCAAGGCCTGAAAACATAGTAAGTAGATGATGGGTAAGCAATTAACCTAAAGCTGTCGCTTCACTATTTCAACATAGCATTTGTCCAACAAAATTTATGCATGTTAGTGTAACTTGATGCAGATGGATCAAAATAAAGGCCACATCAAAGTCTATCTTAGAAGGATAAAATGTAGTAAAGTGGCATCTATTGAATAACCAAAATAATAGGTTTTACTGTTCCATCATTCAAAAGGATTTAAAGTTTATGTTGTCAAATGTAACAGTTTTACACGACATTCCATGAAGAACTACTATTTTACCACATCAATCCACCTTTGTAATGGTACTTTAAAATTGGTGGTATGACTTGGAAAAATGGTGATCTATCATTGGATGCCGGTATGAAATTGTTTTACATTGACAGTATAAGTCCATTAAACTCTATTTAAAATAGAGAAGAGCAACGTTACCAAAGGCAGATGGCCTAATATGGTGGCAAACCAAAAGTCCATCATATAAACATCACGTTGCAGCCTATGATTGCTGCCAGGGAATCTGCCATGCAAAATCGTCTTAGCACCTCAATGGCGGCATGTTGACAACATTGGAGAAGAATGAAGGAAACTATACATGTATTGGGCCCAATAGTCCAAGGAAGCCCAAAGAAGTAGACCACAACACAAAAACACTAAGGCACCCTTTTGATGGGTAGATTTCTATTGATTCCAATTTACTTACATTTCTTGTAGTGCCTTACAGATTCAATAGAGTCTGTTATGAACTTCCATTTTCGTAAGACCCTTTCCCTTACTGTCAGTTTGTTGTATTATCCTATGCAAACCTGGCACCTGCGGCAGGTAATCAGGAACCAACTTACCTATATAGTTGAGTATTGGTAAATGAACGAGTATAGAAGAATTTCAGTAATTTTATTTATCCTCTTATCTCTCTCCTCTTTTGGTGCTCACTCCTTGCTTGATTGAATGGTTTCGCGCTAAGGTTACTACTCTATCATAAACCTAACGATATGCAATCCATCTCATTCAATTCTCTCTTATTCAATCCCTCTAATTTGAGGTAAAGGATGGAACCATTTTTTTACGTTACATCATAAAAGTATCCAAAAACAGAACAGCCAGCTTAATTCTATTCTATTTATTCCAACCTAACCTATGTTATCAATCTTGGATAGCGGCACGGCGCGGTCATCCCCAAAAAGGGAACGGAACAACCGATATTTTAGTGAAGCGGACACTAATACCGCTAATCTAATGAACACATATttgttaaaaactaaaataaattaatcaaaattcatgAAGTATTCATATAGAAATAAAAACCCTAGGTCTTCGGCAAAACATACTTCCAAGTGTCAATAAAATAACCTT includes these proteins:
- the LOC131616727 gene encoding protein gamma response 1, producing MRFISQLHQKPTMDEKDTLVESVPHTRSPLSSPPPLPSVADDEKIVSGLSTILVASIQEAKDKISQLEYVFCSQLYPHFQSTSKNSDAKRRRIVDLEREVDEGMLLQKSLLDLIRNKESLLKACEEKEKAAISKLEISESENVKLLRKIVDLEERLGVKVKDVEVLELKSVENEGLCKRLFEEVELLKSEVLDEKLKRNRLNEAYKRLKSQHIYLRQKVGLNEENMLRENTFENESDLAKHQSPITEPGVAFDDRNVALGACINAKVKCEILEEDFEGLENRTPEIFVAVRDTNEVKKKALEDDKGASLCPPSSSFHDVQICPPSTKLVSVSGTKRPAPPEVFVAVHDTNEVKKKLEDDKRANLCPPSSSSFHDVQKCPPSTKLVSVSGTKRPAPSWRQTRSHQSRAGNDLHDDFLDTPLENIRDNLNKDLNKEDVPQPIQKDISMDSSDDETQDLNAKSSPQKQSSITVANKRSFKYVEPVRKKAERENLKGVDCKQCRKFYEAVLPNADGKDPDGNKQNIRCEHHDGVSRHRYRYVPPMTPEGFWNIGFESEL